One window of Metopolophium dirhodum isolate CAU chromosome 3, ASM1992520v1, whole genome shotgun sequence genomic DNA carries:
- the LOC132941746 gene encoding general transcription and DNA repair factor IIH helicase subunit XPD: protein MKFFIDELEVLFPYEYIYPEQYAYMVELKKAIDAKGHCLLEMPSGTGKTITILSLIVAYMIKYPAKLAKLLYSTRTLSEIEKAAEELRVLCDYYKSNKYDASVLGVVLSSRKNLCVNPSIAGEHNGRVVDARCHALTAPFVRARHADGETVNVCEFYEKLDSLGRDTILPPNIYNIEDLKELGVKQGICPYFVARQTLIHANVVIYSYHYLLDPKIAGIVSKDFNKNTIVVFDEAHNIDNVCIDSLSSHITSNNLDKAMEGLNKLDTEITSMKERDSQRLKEEYRKMVDGLREIYRNREANAALANPIVPDQVLKITELPGSIRSAEHYIGFMKRFIMYLKLRMNSTTVVQETPIMFIKDVYQKVCINRKPLRFCTERLSSLLRTLEISEITDFSPLITVAQFATLVSTYMKGFMIIIEPFDERSSTDSCVMHFSCLDASIAIKPILDYFNTVLITSGTLSPLDMYPKILNINPVIMTSLTMTLSRQCFLPMVVGRGNDQVALTSKWESREDSSVARNYGHLLLEMVKVVPDGVVCFFPSYLYMKSVVAAWYDQGLIEKILDYKLIFIETQNIVVTNHAIKCYAEAIERGKGALLLSVARGKVSEGMDFDHHYGRAVIVLGMPYVYTQCRILKARMEYLCSQYQISEGDFLTFDAMRHTAQCVGRAIRGKMDYGIMVFADKRFARHDKRSKLPKWIQAYLTDNVCNLTVDEAAQMSKRWLRYIAQPDPIENQMGVSLLDVNGLNKTDFLTKVVQKC from the exons ATGAAGTTCTTCATCGACGAGCTGGAAGTGTTGTTCCCGTACGAGTACATATACCCCGAACAGTACGCGTACATGGTGGAACTGAAAAAGGCGATTGACGCCAAGGGACATTGCCTGCTGGAAATGCCGTCGGGCACTGGTAAGACCATCACCATACTGTCGCTGATCGTCGCTTACATGATCAAGTATCCGGCAAAACTCGCAAAGCTGTTATACAGCACCCGAACGCTGTCCGAGATTGAAAAGGCCGCCGAAGAATTGCGCGTATTGTGCGACTACTACAAGTCGAACAAATACGACGCCAGCGTGCTTGGCGTAGTGCTATCGTCCCGCAAAAACCTGTGCGTCAACCCATCGATCGCCGGCGAACATAACGGACGCGTGGTGGACGCTCGCTGTCACGCTCTGACGGCGCCGTTCGTGCGCGCCCGCCACGCCGATGGCGAGACCGTCAACGTGTGTGAGTTCTACGAGAAACTCGATTCTCTGGGCAGAGACACAATTCTGCCTCCAAACATCTACAACATAGAGGACCTGAAAGAGCTTGGTGTAAAACAAGGCATATGCCCTTACTTTGTGGCCAGACAAACGCTTATACACGCCAATGTCGTCATATACAGCTACCATTACCTCTTGGACCCGAAAATTGCAGGCATAGTTTCCAAAGACTTCAACAAGAACACCATAGTAGTGTTCGATGAGGCGCACAATATTGACAATGTCTGTATAGACTCGTTGAGTTCTCACATCACGAGCAACAATCTGGATAAAGCTATGGAAGGACTCAATAAACTGGACACTGAGATCACGTCCATGAAAGAGAGGGACTCACAAAGGTTGAAGGAAGAGTACAGGAAAATGGTCGATGGCTTGAGAGAAATTTACAGAAACCGCGAAGCAAATGCTGCCCTAGCTAATCCAATTGTACCTGATCAGGTATTAAAAATTACCGAACTACCGGGGAGCATCAGAAGTGCTGAACACTATATTGGTTTTATGAAAAGATTCATTATGTACCTGAAACTCAGAATGAACTCCACCACTGTAGTACAAGAAACTCCTATAATGTTCATTAAAGATGTATACCAGAAAGTATGTATAAATAGGAAACCACTAAGGTTTTGTACTGAACGGTTATCGTCATTGCTAAGGACACTAGAAATATCTGAAATCACAGATTTTTCTCCCCTTATCACAGTTGCTCAATTTGCCACCCTAGTATCGACGTACATGAAAggatttatgataattatagaacCGTTTGATGAAAGGTCTTCAACAGACAGCTGCGTAATGCATTTTAGCTGCTTAGATGCCTCGATTGCCATCAAACCAATTTTAGACTATTTCAATACCGTTCTTATAACGTCAGGAACGTTATCGCCATTAGATATGTACCCCAAGATTTTGAACATTAATCCAGTTATAATGACATCCTTAACCATGACATTGTCCAGACAGTGTTTTTTGCCTATGGTGGTCGGTCGAGGTAATGACCAAGTAGCACTGACGTCCAAGTGGGAATCAAGAGAAGACTCTTCTGTTGCACGTAACTATGGACATTTGTTATTGGAAATGGTAAAAGTGGTACCCGATGGTGTCGTTTGTTTTTTCccatcatatttatatatgaaatcTGTGGTAGCTGCCTGGTATGATCAAGGATTAATTGAAAAgattttagattataaattgatatttatcGAGACACAAAATATTGTTGTCACCAACCatgcaataaaatgttatgcagAAGCCATAGAACGTGGGAAAGGAGCCTTGTTGTTGTCTGTTGCAAGag GTAAAGTATCTGAAGGTATGGATTTTGATCATCATTATGGTCGAGCAGTAATTGTTTTGGGTATGCCATATGTTTATACTCAATGTCGTATATTAAAAGCTCGCATGGAATATTTATGCAGTCAATACCAAATATCAGAAGGTGATTTCTTAACTTTTGATGCGATGAGACACACTGCCCAGTGTGTGGGACGTGCAATCCGTGGTAAAATGGACTATGGCATCATGGTGTTTGCAGATAAAAGATTTGCCAGACATGATAAAAGAAGTAAACTGCCAAAGTGGATACAGGCGTATCTAACTGACAACGTTTGCAACTTAACGGTAGATGAAGCTGCACAAATGTCTAAACGTTGGCTAAGGTATATAGCACAACCTGATCCAATTGAAAATCAAATGGGAGTATCATTGTTGGATGTTAATGGACTGAATAAAACTGATTTCTTAACAAAAGTGGTTCAAAAATGTTGA